A single region of the Paraburkholderia sprentiae WSM5005 genome encodes:
- a CDS encoding glucose-6-phosphate isomerase has protein sequence MSTIPRANPLPPTGAADPRSAKNAASGLLSGGPREWLPPLLLWLITAVLIVAHQGTVLTLAFPVLAILTGLWLYFRSPARYIGFMWWLWFLSPEVRRLADWSKGAFTPTSLIQVAPLAVTMISGLSLLRYYRLLAQRRGLPVLLILLGLVYAFLIGVMSSGPLAATYDLANWLYPILIGFHIMAHTRQYPHYRDTIINTFIWGMLAMGGYGLIQFFIMPPWDALWMLGSQMNSQGDPVPMGVRVFSTMNSSGPFAFAMMGAMVFVMAAQHRVRWIAAGLGFFSFALSLVRSTWGGWVIALLIQLVKSNNKVRVRIVGSAVLLAGFCVPLLAVGPVAERMQARLDTIVNLHDDQSYAARNAFYASFAKTAFTDVSGEGMGATGTSTKLSNDGGQLGQYGNFDSGVMNIPFVLGWPGTLLYMSGIVWLLTRAVLASFRLRDDKFVSACLSLCLATFAMLVFTNSLVGTGGLLLFMSAFSILAAVHYEKMNRGRTQFLHGGTH, from the coding sequence ATGTCGACGATTCCGCGTGCGAACCCGCTGCCGCCGACCGGCGCAGCCGACCCCCGCTCCGCCAAAAACGCCGCGAGCGGGCTGCTGTCCGGCGGCCCGCGGGAATGGCTGCCGCCGCTCTTGCTGTGGCTGATCACCGCGGTGCTGATCGTCGCGCACCAGGGCACGGTGCTCACCCTCGCGTTTCCGGTGCTCGCGATCCTGACGGGCCTGTGGCTCTACTTCAGGAGCCCGGCGCGCTACATCGGCTTCATGTGGTGGCTGTGGTTTCTGAGTCCCGAAGTGCGGCGTCTCGCCGACTGGTCGAAGGGCGCCTTCACGCCGACGAGCCTGATCCAGGTCGCGCCACTCGCGGTGACCATGATCAGCGGCTTGTCGCTGCTGCGCTACTACCGGCTGCTCGCGCAGCGCCGCGGCTTGCCCGTGCTGCTGATCCTGCTTGGCCTCGTCTACGCGTTCCTGATCGGTGTGATGTCGAGCGGCCCGCTCGCGGCCACCTACGACCTCGCGAACTGGCTCTATCCGATTCTGATCGGGTTTCACATCATGGCGCACACGCGCCAGTATCCGCACTATCGCGACACGATCATCAACACGTTCATCTGGGGCATGCTGGCGATGGGCGGCTACGGCCTGATCCAGTTTTTCATCATGCCGCCGTGGGATGCGCTGTGGATGCTCGGCTCGCAGATGAACTCGCAGGGTGACCCGGTGCCGATGGGCGTGCGTGTGTTCAGCACGATGAATTCGTCGGGACCGTTCGCGTTCGCGATGATGGGCGCGATGGTCTTCGTGATGGCCGCACAGCACCGCGTGCGCTGGATCGCGGCCGGGCTCGGCTTCTTTTCGTTCGCGCTCAGCCTGGTCCGCTCGACGTGGGGCGGCTGGGTTATCGCGCTGCTGATCCAGCTGGTGAAGTCGAACAACAAGGTGCGCGTGCGCATCGTCGGCAGCGCAGTGCTGCTCGCCGGCTTTTGCGTGCCGCTGCTCGCGGTCGGCCCGGTGGCCGAACGGATGCAGGCGCGGCTCGACACCATCGTCAATCTGCACGACGACCAGAGCTACGCGGCGCGTAACGCGTTCTACGCGAGCTTCGCGAAGACCGCGTTCACCGACGTCTCGGGCGAAGGCATGGGCGCGACCGGCACGTCGACGAAGCTCTCCAACGACGGCGGCCAGCTCGGCCAGTACGGCAACTTCGACAGCGGCGTGATGAACATTCCGTTCGTGCTCGGCTGGCCCGGCACCTTGCTGTACATGTCCGGCATCGTGTGGCTGCTCACGCGTGCGGTGCTCGCGTCGTTCAGGCTGCGCGACGACAAGTTCGTCTCGGCGTGCCTGAGCCTGTGTCTGGCGACCTTCGCGATGCTGGTGTTCACGAACTCGCTGGTCGGCACCGGCGGCCTGCTGCTTTTCATGAGCGCGTTTTCGATTCTTGCCGCGGTCCACTACGAAAAAATGAACCGCGGACGCACGCAATTTCTTCACGGAGGCACGCATTGA
- a CDS encoding glycosyltransferase family 4 protein — protein MRVAIVTHVVRHNDGQGRVNHEIARAALDENIRVTLVASHVAPELLAHPNVRWAPVKIGRWWPTNLLRQQVFAAKSALWLRAHRRDYDVLHVNGFITWMRADVNTSHFVHSGWFASKYYPFGLTKGVWSAYQSVYTRCNALLERWAYRRSKVITAVSQKVADEIRAIGLTPRNRVEVIYNGVDIQGFAAASGDRAKFGLPNDAFLLLFVGDLRTPRKNLGTVLAALKHLPEHVQIAVAGFLPGSPYPDEAKALGIAHRVHFLGLVKEMPVLMHSVDAFVFPSRYEAMSLSLLEAMAAGLPVVTARTAGGAEIITPECGIVLDDPDDPQALARAVAQLAGDDTARRAMGAAASELATGFGWARMAAQYIALYRQLAGQQDNRRRSQSEAAVVAQNDALTLNHLAGQKSVD, from the coding sequence TTGAGAGTCGCCATTGTCACGCACGTAGTGCGCCATAACGACGGCCAGGGGCGCGTCAATCACGAGATCGCGCGCGCGGCGCTCGACGAGAACATTCGCGTGACGCTGGTTGCGTCTCACGTGGCGCCCGAACTGCTCGCGCATCCGAACGTGCGCTGGGCGCCGGTGAAGATCGGCCGCTGGTGGCCGACCAATCTGCTGCGCCAGCAGGTTTTCGCGGCGAAGAGCGCGCTCTGGCTGCGCGCCCATCGCCGCGACTACGACGTGCTGCATGTGAACGGCTTCATCACGTGGATGCGCGCCGACGTCAATACCTCGCATTTCGTCCATAGCGGCTGGTTCGCGAGCAAGTACTATCCGTTCGGCCTCACGAAGGGCGTGTGGTCCGCGTACCAGTCGGTTTATACGCGCTGCAACGCGCTGCTCGAGCGCTGGGCGTACCGGCGCTCGAAGGTGATCACCGCGGTGTCGCAGAAGGTCGCCGACGAAATCCGCGCCATCGGCCTCACGCCGCGCAACCGCGTGGAGGTCATCTATAACGGCGTCGATATCCAGGGCTTCGCCGCGGCGAGCGGCGATCGTGCCAAGTTCGGCTTGCCAAACGATGCGTTCCTGCTGCTGTTCGTCGGTGATCTGCGCACGCCGCGCAAGAATCTCGGCACCGTGCTCGCCGCGTTGAAACATCTGCCCGAGCACGTGCAGATCGCGGTGGCCGGCTTTCTGCCGGGCAGTCCGTATCCGGACGAGGCGAAGGCGCTCGGCATCGCGCATCGCGTGCATTTTCTCGGGCTGGTGAAGGAGATGCCGGTGTTGATGCATTCGGTCGATGCGTTCGTGTTTCCGTCGCGCTATGAAGCGATGAGCCTGTCGCTGCTCGAAGCGATGGCGGCGGGGCTGCCCGTCGTGACCGCGCGCACCGCGGGCGGCGCCGAGATCATCACGCCCGAGTGCGGCATCGTGCTCGATGATCCCGACGACCCGCAAGCGCTCGCTCGCGCGGTCGCGCAACTCGCCGGCGACGACACCGCGCGCCGCGCGATGGGCGCAGCCGCGAGCGAACTCGCGACCGGCTTCGGCTGGGCGCGCATGGCCGCGCAATACATCGCGCTGTACCGGCAACTGGCCGGGCAGCAGGACAACCGCCGGCGCAGCCAATCCGAAGCCGCGGTGGTCGCGCAGAACGATGCGCTGACACTGAACCATCTCGCCGGACAGAAGAGCGTGGACTGA